GGAGTTGCCGAAGGCGCCGCCGCCGTTCACGCCGAGATAGAAGCCGCTCCAGTTGTACATCGGAGCGTACATCGGTGCCTTGTAGGGCATGCCACGCGCAGGAAGGTCCGCGGCCGAGGCCGGGACGGAAGCGACGAGCGCGAGTGCGCCGAGGGCCGCAGCGAGAGAACGATTCATTACGCTAACCTCCAAAATTCAAAGTTAGCGCAAAGTATTCAGCGGGTGCGGAAAGTCTAGTGTAGAAAAAGCACATTGGTTAGCGTTGACAAAGTATGAACGCAGAAACCTGCATTTTTCCTGGGATTTCTGGAGTCGCGTTTTTCGTATACACAAAATTTACTATAACGATGGTCAATAAATACTAAACAATACTCAGCTCGAAGCGCCAAAAAAGAACCGCCCCGGACGGCAACCGTCCGGGGCGGTTCTGCTTGGGTGGCTTCCGGATCAGAACCGGTAGTTCAAACCGGCGCGCACGATGTTGGTGCGGAAGTTCGCGCTGGTGGCCGGAAGGCAGGCGCCGCAGTCGACGCGGCCGAGATCGGCGTAGAGATATTCGACCTTGGCGGTCCAGTTGGCGACGAGCGCTGCCTCGATGCCGGCGCCGACCGTCCAGCCGACATTGGTGTCGCTGGTGCTGGCAATGCCGGGCTGGCTCACCTTCACGCCGCCGAAGGCAGCACCGCCGGTGATGTAAGGCATCCAACGGTCAAACGCCCAGCCGATCCGGCCGCGCGCAGTTCCGAGCCAGTCGTTCTTGGTTTCGCATCCGAACGGGCAGGAGGCGCTGGTGAAGCTGCCCTTGATGTTGCTCCAATCGATATCGGCTTCCAAGCCGAACACCCAGTTGCCGGTCTGCCAGTTGTAGCCGGCCGTGACGCCGGCCAGGCCGCCGGACACATCCGTGCTGCCGATGCCATTGTTCCAGTGCGAGGTGCCCCACCCGCCGCCGCCGTTGATACCGAGATAGAATCCGTTCCACGAATAGAC
The Rhodoplanes sp. Z2-YC6860 genome window above contains:
- a CDS encoding outer membrane protein, which gives rise to MPRMRRVLLATIGLLGLAVTSAAAADLPRAMPPVKAPAYIPAVYSWNGFYLGINGGGGWGTSHWNNGIGSTDVSGGLAGVTAGYNWQTGNWVFGLEADIDWSNIKGSFTSASCPFGCETKNDWLGTARGRIGWAFDRWMPYITGGAAFGGVKVSQPGIASTSDTNVGWTVGAGIEAALVANWTAKVEYLYADLGRVDCGACLPATSANFRTNIVRAGLNYRF